A region from the Aegilops tauschii subsp. strangulata cultivar AL8/78 chromosome 5, Aet v6.0, whole genome shotgun sequence genome encodes:
- the LOC109787645 gene encoding ABC transporter G family member 41 isoform X1, whose protein sequence is MSKVEMGEEEQDGTAVHDPEKKMNKASSASTVPPSSSSSLREALSSTSSSSLREQHHDEEVELKWAAIERLPTWDRLHTSLPLHANAIHPLEPVDVRRLGAADRRELVHTLITDIHEDNLRLLRHQRRRMDRVGVRQPTVEVRWRNLHVDAECQVVDGKPLPTLLNSAISTFSLLTTMLGFNRNQERIHILKDVTGILKPSRMTLLLGPPGCGKTTLLLALAGKLNKSLKVTGEIDYNGVKLQDFVPEKTSAYIGQYDLHVPEMTVRETLDFSARFQGVGSRAEIMKEVIRREKEAGIIPDPNIDTYMKAISVDGLERSMQTDYIMKIMGLDICADVLVGDAMRRGISGGEKKRLTTGEMIVGPSKALFMDEISTGLDSSTTFQIVSCLQQLAHISESTILVSLLQPAPETYQLFDDIILMAEGQIVYHGPKSCIMSFFESCGFKCPGRKGDADFLQEVLSKKDQRQYWSRTEEGYNFVTVDQFCDKFKASQSGQNLAGELSKPYDESKGHKNALSFSIYSLSKWDLVKACFARELLLMKRNAFIYITKAIQLGLIAAITGTVFLRTHMGVDRIHANYYMSSLFYALLLLMVNGFPELAMAINRLPVFYKQRDYYFYPAWAYAIPSFILKIPVSLVESVAWTSISYYLIGYTPEASRFFSQLLILFLIHTVTLSKFRCVASYCQTMVVASICGTLTFLVMLLFGGFIIPRALLPNWLKWGFWLSPLSYGEIGLTGNEFLAPRWLEITLSGATLGKRILMDQALDFSSYFYWISVGALIGFTLLFNVGFAIGLTIKNIPGSSRAIISRNKLATFGERNQDKDTENGMPKLQAETALTPNRTGRMVLPFTPLTISFQDVNYYVDTPAEMRKHGYMERKLQLLHNITGAFQPGVLSALMGVTGAGKTTLLDVLAGRKTGGVIEGDIRIGGYPKIQQTFARISGYCEQTDVHSPQITVGESVAYSAWLRLPPEIDSKARNEFVNEVLETIELDEIRDSLVGIPGVNGLSTEQRKRLTIAVELVSNPSIIFMDEPTSGLDARAAAIVMRAVKNVADTGRTVVCTIHQPSIDIFEAFDELMLMKRGGELIYAGPVGHHSCEVIQYFQAIPGVPRIKDNYNPSTWMLEVTSTSMEVQLGADFAQLYRESSMCKDKDMVVKRLSVPVPGTTDLHFATRFPQKFREQFKACLWKQCLSYWRTPSYNLVRFVFITLSCIFFGALFWQQGNINHINDQQSLFTILGCMYGITLFAGINNCQSVMPFISMERSVVYRERFAGMYSPWAYSFAQVAMEIPYVLMQVVLFMLIAYPMIGYAWTAAKFFWFMYTMFCTLLCFVYMGMVVVSFTPNIQFASVLSSMFYTLQNLMSGFIVPAPQIPRWWIWFYYVSPMSWALRVLFTTQFGDYDDRMIDVFGETKSVPAFMKDYFGFRRDLLPLAAVILAAFPILLAVLFGYNISKLNFQRR, encoded by the exons ATGAGCAAGGTGGAGATGGGCGAGGAGGAACAAGACGGTACAGCAGTACACGACCCAGAGAAGAAGATGAACAAGGCGTCATCTGCGAGCACTGtaccgccgtcgtcgtcgtcgtcgttaaGGGAGGCGCTCTCCTCAACCTCCTCGTCGTCCCTGAGAGAGCAACATCACGATGAGGAGGTCGAGCTGAAATGGGCGGCCATCGAGCGGCTGCCCACCTGGGACAGACTCCACACCTCGCTCCCTCTCCATGCCAACGCCATTCATCCGTTGGAGCCGGTGGACGTGCGCCGGCTGGGGGCGGCGGACCGGCGGGAGCTGGTGCACACCCTCATCACCGACATCCACGAGGACAACCTCCGCCTGCTCCGGCACCAGCGCCGCAGGATGGACAGGGTCGGCGTGCGGCAGCCCACGGTGGAGGTCCGATGGCGGAACCTACACGTCGACGCCGAGTGCCAGGTCGTCGATGGCAAGCCGCTCCCCACGCTCCTCAATTCCGCCATCTCCACGTTCTCG CTGCTCACCACCATGCTCGGCTTCAACCGTAACCAAGAAAGGATCCACATCCTCAAAGATGTCACCGGCATCCTCAAACCTTCCAG GATGACCCTTCTCCTTGGACCCCCAGGCTGTGGCAAAACCACCCTTTTGCTAGCACTTGCTGGAAAGCTCAACAAAAGTCTCAAG GTAACAGGAGAAATTGACTACAATGGTGTCAAGCTGCAAGATTTTGTTCCAGAGAAGACATCAGCGTACATTGGTCAGTACGATCTTCATGTCCCTGAGATGACTGTCAGGGAGACACTCGACTTCTCTGCAAGATTCCAGGGTGTTGGCAGCAGAGCAG AAATCATGAAGGAAGTCATTAGAAGGGAGAAGGAGGCTGGGATCATCCCTGACCCCAACATAGATACATACATGAAG GCAATATCTGTGGATGGTTTAGAAAGAAGCATGCAAACAGACTACATTATGAAG ATAATGGGACTTGACATATGCGCTGATGTACTAGTAGGAGATGCCATGAGAAGAGGTATTTCAGGCGGTGAGAAGAAAAGACTAACGACAG GAGAGATGATAGTAGGACCATCAAAAGCGCTCTTCATGGATGAAATATCAACTGGGCTGGACAGTTCTACCACCTTCCAAATTGTTTCTTGTCTCCAACAGCTCGCTCATATATCAGAGTCTACCATACTGGTCTCACTCCTTCAACCAGCACCAGAGACTTACCAACTTTTTGATGATATTATCTTGATGGCTGAAGGACAAATCGTATACCATGGTCCTAAGAGCTGCATTATGAGTTTCTTTGAATCTTGTGGCTTTAAGTGCCCTGGAAGAAAAGGGGATGCTGACTTCCTTCAAGAG GTCCTATCAAAAAAAGATCAACGGCAATACTGGAGCCGCACCGAAGAAGGATATAATTTTGTTACAGTTGACCAATTCTGTGATAAGTTCAAAGCATCTCAGAGTGGTCAGAATCTTGCTGGGGAGCTTTCAAAGCCGTATGACGAATCAAAAGGACATAAGAATGCACTGTCCTTCAGTATCTACTCGTTATCCAAGTGGGATCTCGTCAAGGCATGTTTTGCACGGGAGCTCCTTCTTATGAAAAGGAATGCCTTCATCTACATAACAAAAGCCATTCAG CTTGGACTAATTGCTGCTATTACTGGGACAGTATTTCTGCGCACCCATATGGGTGTTGACAGAATTCATGCTAACTATTATATGAGTTCACTCTTCTATGCGCTTCTGCTGCTGATGGTGAATGGTTTCCCTGAGCTGGCCATGGCAATTAACAGACTGCCAGTCTTCTACAAACAGAGAGACTACTACTTCTATCCTGCATGGGCTTATGCAATACCATCTTTTATCCTAAAGATTCCAGTCTCTTTAGTTGAGTCAGTAGCTTGGACATCAATATCCTACTACCTGATTGGCTATACCCCAGAAGCATCTAG GTTTTTTTCTCAGCTCCTCATCCTCTTCCTCATCCACACAGTAACATTATCAAAGTTCCGGTGTGTTGCCTCATACTGTCAAACGATGGTGGTTGCTTCAATCTGTGGCACATTGACATTTCTAGTCATGCTTCTATTTGGAGGTTTCATAATTCCTCGTG CACTTTTGCCTAATTGGCTAAAATGGGGGTTTTGGCTATCTCCATTGTCTTACGGTGAGATAGGCTTAACTGGAAATGAGTTTTTGGCACCAAGATGGTTAGAG ATCACGTTATCTGGTGCAACACTTGGAAAGAGGATACTAATGGATCAAGCGCTAGACTTCTCCAGCTACTTCTACTGGATCTCAGTTGGAGCATTGATTGGGTTTACTTTGTTGTTCAATGTAGGCTTTGCCATCGGCTTGACCATTAAAAATA TTCCAGGATCTTCTCGTGCTATTATCTCTCGCAATAAGCTTGCCACATTTGGTGAAAGAAACCAAGATAAGGATACGGAAAATGGGATGCCTAAGTTACAAGCAGAAACCGCTTTGACACCTAATAGGACTG GGAGGATGGTATTGCCATTCACACCCCTTACAATATCATTCCAAGACGTCAACTACTATGTAGACACCCCCGCG GAAATGAGGAAGCATGGTTATATGGAAAGAAAACTACAACTACTGCACAATATCACAGGAGCATTTCAGCCAGGGGTTCTCTCAGCCCTTATGGGGGTTACTGGAGCGGGAAAAACaacactccttgatgttcttgctGGAAGGAAAACGGGTGGTGTTATTGAAGGGGATATAAGAATAGGAGGTTATCCTAAGATCCAGCAAACTTTTGCTAGGATATCAGGCTACTGTGAACAGACTGACGTTCATTCCCCACAAATCACAGTGGGTGAATCAGTTGCATATTCAGCCTGGTTGCGCCTTCCACCAGAAATTGATTCAAAAGCAAGAAAT GAATTTGTAAATGAAGTTCTTGAAACAATTGAGTTAGATGAAATTAGAGATTCTTTGGTTGGAATACCAGGGGTAAATGGACTATCGACAGAGCAACGGAAACGGCTCACTATTGCAGTCGAGCTTGTGTCTAACCCTTCAATCATATTCATGGATGAGCCAACATCAGGCTTGGATGCAAGGGCAGCTGCTATTGTCATGCGTGCAGTCAAGAACGTTGCAGATACAGGTCGAACAGTTGTGTGCACCATTCACCAACCAAGTATCGATATATTTGAGGCATTTGATGAG TTGATGCTGATGAAAAGGGGTGGCGAGTTGATCTATGCTGGGCCAGTTGGACACCATTCATGTGAGGTCATCCAATATTTCCAG GCAATACCTGGGGTTCCCAGGATCAAGGACAACTACAACCCATCAACATGGATGCTAGAAGTTACTTCCACATCTATGGAAGTTCAATTGGGAGCAGATTTTGCACAATTGTACAGGGAATCATCAATGTGCAA GGACAAGGACATGGTGGTAAAGCGGTTAAGCGTACCAGTTCCAGGTACGACCGACCTCCATTTTGCGACACGGTTTCCACAGAAGTTTCGGGAGCAATTCAAAGCTTGCCTCTGGAAGCAGTGTTTGTCGTATTGGAGAACCCCTTCCTACAACCTGGTGCGATTTGTGTTCATAACATTATCCTGCATTTTCTTTGGTGCACTGTTCTGGCAGCAAGGCAACATCAACCACAT AAACGACCAGCAAAGTCTCTTCACCATATTGGGGTGCATGTATGGAATCACTCTGTTCGCTGGCATCAACAACTGTCAATCGGTGATGCCATTTATCTCCATGGAACGCTCTGTCGTTTACAGGGAGAGATTTGCAGGGATGTACTCTCCTTGGGCCTACTCTTTTGCACAG GTTGCCATGGAGATACCTTATGTGCTGATGCAGGTGGTGCTGTTCATGTTGATAGCATATCCGATGATAGGGTACGCGTGGACAGCAGCGAAGTTCTTTTGGTTTATGTACACCATGTTTTGCACACTGCTCTGCTTCGTCTACATGGGAATGGTGGTGGTGTCGTTCACCCCCAACATCCAATTTGCATCCGTACTTTCATCTATGTTCTACACCCTACAAAACCTCATGTCTGGCTTCATCGTGCCTGCGCCT CAAATACCGAGATGGTGGATATGGTTCTACTACGTCTCCCCGATGTCGTGGGCGCTAAGGGTCTTATTCACCACGCAGTTTGGGGATTACGACGACAGGATGATTGATGTATTTGGAGAGACCAAATCGGTCCCAGCATTCATGAAGGACTACTTTGGTTTTCGGCGTGATCTGCTGCCGCTGGCGGCTGTTATTCTGGCGGCATTCCCCATCCTTCTTGCCGTTCTCTTCGGTTACAACATCTCAAAGCTCAATTTCCAAAGGCGATAG
- the LOC109787645 gene encoding ABC transporter G family member 41 isoform X2: MLLTTMLGFNRNQERIHILKDVTGILKPSRMTLLLGPPGCGKTTLLLALAGKLNKSLKVTGEIDYNGVKLQDFVPEKTSAYIGQYDLHVPEMTVRETLDFSARFQGVGSRAEIMKEVIRREKEAGIIPDPNIDTYMKAISVDGLERSMQTDYIMKIMGLDICADVLVGDAMRRGISGGEKKRLTTGEMIVGPSKALFMDEISTGLDSSTTFQIVSCLQQLAHISESTILVSLLQPAPETYQLFDDIILMAEGQIVYHGPKSCIMSFFESCGFKCPGRKGDADFLQEVLSKKDQRQYWSRTEEGYNFVTVDQFCDKFKASQSGQNLAGELSKPYDESKGHKNALSFSIYSLSKWDLVKACFARELLLMKRNAFIYITKAIQLGLIAAITGTVFLRTHMGVDRIHANYYMSSLFYALLLLMVNGFPELAMAINRLPVFYKQRDYYFYPAWAYAIPSFILKIPVSLVESVAWTSISYYLIGYTPEASRFFSQLLILFLIHTVTLSKFRCVASYCQTMVVASICGTLTFLVMLLFGGFIIPRALLPNWLKWGFWLSPLSYGEIGLTGNEFLAPRWLEITLSGATLGKRILMDQALDFSSYFYWISVGALIGFTLLFNVGFAIGLTIKNIPGSSRAIISRNKLATFGERNQDKDTENGMPKLQAETALTPNRTGRMVLPFTPLTISFQDVNYYVDTPAEMRKHGYMERKLQLLHNITGAFQPGVLSALMGVTGAGKTTLLDVLAGRKTGGVIEGDIRIGGYPKIQQTFARISGYCEQTDVHSPQITVGESVAYSAWLRLPPEIDSKARNEFVNEVLETIELDEIRDSLVGIPGVNGLSTEQRKRLTIAVELVSNPSIIFMDEPTSGLDARAAAIVMRAVKNVADTGRTVVCTIHQPSIDIFEAFDELMLMKRGGELIYAGPVGHHSCEVIQYFQAIPGVPRIKDNYNPSTWMLEVTSTSMEVQLGADFAQLYRESSMCKDKDMVVKRLSVPVPGTTDLHFATRFPQKFREQFKACLWKQCLSYWRTPSYNLVRFVFITLSCIFFGALFWQQGNINHINDQQSLFTILGCMYGITLFAGINNCQSVMPFISMERSVVYRERFAGMYSPWAYSFAQVAMEIPYVLMQVVLFMLIAYPMIGYAWTAAKFFWFMYTMFCTLLCFVYMGMVVVSFTPNIQFASVLSSMFYTLQNLMSGFIVPAPQIPRWWIWFYYVSPMSWALRVLFTTQFGDYDDRMIDVFGETKSVPAFMKDYFGFRRDLLPLAAVILAAFPILLAVLFGYNISKLNFQRR; the protein is encoded by the exons ATG CTGCTCACCACCATGCTCGGCTTCAACCGTAACCAAGAAAGGATCCACATCCTCAAAGATGTCACCGGCATCCTCAAACCTTCCAG GATGACCCTTCTCCTTGGACCCCCAGGCTGTGGCAAAACCACCCTTTTGCTAGCACTTGCTGGAAAGCTCAACAAAAGTCTCAAG GTAACAGGAGAAATTGACTACAATGGTGTCAAGCTGCAAGATTTTGTTCCAGAGAAGACATCAGCGTACATTGGTCAGTACGATCTTCATGTCCCTGAGATGACTGTCAGGGAGACACTCGACTTCTCTGCAAGATTCCAGGGTGTTGGCAGCAGAGCAG AAATCATGAAGGAAGTCATTAGAAGGGAGAAGGAGGCTGGGATCATCCCTGACCCCAACATAGATACATACATGAAG GCAATATCTGTGGATGGTTTAGAAAGAAGCATGCAAACAGACTACATTATGAAG ATAATGGGACTTGACATATGCGCTGATGTACTAGTAGGAGATGCCATGAGAAGAGGTATTTCAGGCGGTGAGAAGAAAAGACTAACGACAG GAGAGATGATAGTAGGACCATCAAAAGCGCTCTTCATGGATGAAATATCAACTGGGCTGGACAGTTCTACCACCTTCCAAATTGTTTCTTGTCTCCAACAGCTCGCTCATATATCAGAGTCTACCATACTGGTCTCACTCCTTCAACCAGCACCAGAGACTTACCAACTTTTTGATGATATTATCTTGATGGCTGAAGGACAAATCGTATACCATGGTCCTAAGAGCTGCATTATGAGTTTCTTTGAATCTTGTGGCTTTAAGTGCCCTGGAAGAAAAGGGGATGCTGACTTCCTTCAAGAG GTCCTATCAAAAAAAGATCAACGGCAATACTGGAGCCGCACCGAAGAAGGATATAATTTTGTTACAGTTGACCAATTCTGTGATAAGTTCAAAGCATCTCAGAGTGGTCAGAATCTTGCTGGGGAGCTTTCAAAGCCGTATGACGAATCAAAAGGACATAAGAATGCACTGTCCTTCAGTATCTACTCGTTATCCAAGTGGGATCTCGTCAAGGCATGTTTTGCACGGGAGCTCCTTCTTATGAAAAGGAATGCCTTCATCTACATAACAAAAGCCATTCAG CTTGGACTAATTGCTGCTATTACTGGGACAGTATTTCTGCGCACCCATATGGGTGTTGACAGAATTCATGCTAACTATTATATGAGTTCACTCTTCTATGCGCTTCTGCTGCTGATGGTGAATGGTTTCCCTGAGCTGGCCATGGCAATTAACAGACTGCCAGTCTTCTACAAACAGAGAGACTACTACTTCTATCCTGCATGGGCTTATGCAATACCATCTTTTATCCTAAAGATTCCAGTCTCTTTAGTTGAGTCAGTAGCTTGGACATCAATATCCTACTACCTGATTGGCTATACCCCAGAAGCATCTAG GTTTTTTTCTCAGCTCCTCATCCTCTTCCTCATCCACACAGTAACATTATCAAAGTTCCGGTGTGTTGCCTCATACTGTCAAACGATGGTGGTTGCTTCAATCTGTGGCACATTGACATTTCTAGTCATGCTTCTATTTGGAGGTTTCATAATTCCTCGTG CACTTTTGCCTAATTGGCTAAAATGGGGGTTTTGGCTATCTCCATTGTCTTACGGTGAGATAGGCTTAACTGGAAATGAGTTTTTGGCACCAAGATGGTTAGAG ATCACGTTATCTGGTGCAACACTTGGAAAGAGGATACTAATGGATCAAGCGCTAGACTTCTCCAGCTACTTCTACTGGATCTCAGTTGGAGCATTGATTGGGTTTACTTTGTTGTTCAATGTAGGCTTTGCCATCGGCTTGACCATTAAAAATA TTCCAGGATCTTCTCGTGCTATTATCTCTCGCAATAAGCTTGCCACATTTGGTGAAAGAAACCAAGATAAGGATACGGAAAATGGGATGCCTAAGTTACAAGCAGAAACCGCTTTGACACCTAATAGGACTG GGAGGATGGTATTGCCATTCACACCCCTTACAATATCATTCCAAGACGTCAACTACTATGTAGACACCCCCGCG GAAATGAGGAAGCATGGTTATATGGAAAGAAAACTACAACTACTGCACAATATCACAGGAGCATTTCAGCCAGGGGTTCTCTCAGCCCTTATGGGGGTTACTGGAGCGGGAAAAACaacactccttgatgttcttgctGGAAGGAAAACGGGTGGTGTTATTGAAGGGGATATAAGAATAGGAGGTTATCCTAAGATCCAGCAAACTTTTGCTAGGATATCAGGCTACTGTGAACAGACTGACGTTCATTCCCCACAAATCACAGTGGGTGAATCAGTTGCATATTCAGCCTGGTTGCGCCTTCCACCAGAAATTGATTCAAAAGCAAGAAAT GAATTTGTAAATGAAGTTCTTGAAACAATTGAGTTAGATGAAATTAGAGATTCTTTGGTTGGAATACCAGGGGTAAATGGACTATCGACAGAGCAACGGAAACGGCTCACTATTGCAGTCGAGCTTGTGTCTAACCCTTCAATCATATTCATGGATGAGCCAACATCAGGCTTGGATGCAAGGGCAGCTGCTATTGTCATGCGTGCAGTCAAGAACGTTGCAGATACAGGTCGAACAGTTGTGTGCACCATTCACCAACCAAGTATCGATATATTTGAGGCATTTGATGAG TTGATGCTGATGAAAAGGGGTGGCGAGTTGATCTATGCTGGGCCAGTTGGACACCATTCATGTGAGGTCATCCAATATTTCCAG GCAATACCTGGGGTTCCCAGGATCAAGGACAACTACAACCCATCAACATGGATGCTAGAAGTTACTTCCACATCTATGGAAGTTCAATTGGGAGCAGATTTTGCACAATTGTACAGGGAATCATCAATGTGCAA GGACAAGGACATGGTGGTAAAGCGGTTAAGCGTACCAGTTCCAGGTACGACCGACCTCCATTTTGCGACACGGTTTCCACAGAAGTTTCGGGAGCAATTCAAAGCTTGCCTCTGGAAGCAGTGTTTGTCGTATTGGAGAACCCCTTCCTACAACCTGGTGCGATTTGTGTTCATAACATTATCCTGCATTTTCTTTGGTGCACTGTTCTGGCAGCAAGGCAACATCAACCACAT AAACGACCAGCAAAGTCTCTTCACCATATTGGGGTGCATGTATGGAATCACTCTGTTCGCTGGCATCAACAACTGTCAATCGGTGATGCCATTTATCTCCATGGAACGCTCTGTCGTTTACAGGGAGAGATTTGCAGGGATGTACTCTCCTTGGGCCTACTCTTTTGCACAG GTTGCCATGGAGATACCTTATGTGCTGATGCAGGTGGTGCTGTTCATGTTGATAGCATATCCGATGATAGGGTACGCGTGGACAGCAGCGAAGTTCTTTTGGTTTATGTACACCATGTTTTGCACACTGCTCTGCTTCGTCTACATGGGAATGGTGGTGGTGTCGTTCACCCCCAACATCCAATTTGCATCCGTACTTTCATCTATGTTCTACACCCTACAAAACCTCATGTCTGGCTTCATCGTGCCTGCGCCT CAAATACCGAGATGGTGGATATGGTTCTACTACGTCTCCCCGATGTCGTGGGCGCTAAGGGTCTTATTCACCACGCAGTTTGGGGATTACGACGACAGGATGATTGATGTATTTGGAGAGACCAAATCGGTCCCAGCATTCATGAAGGACTACTTTGGTTTTCGGCGTGATCTGCTGCCGCTGGCGGCTGTTATTCTGGCGGCATTCCCCATCCTTCTTGCCGTTCTCTTCGGTTACAACATCTCAAAGCTCAATTTCCAAAGGCGATAG